The segment ATGTAACTCTTTTTCAATGTTGGCCTTACTAGATTTATCCTCAAATGGTTGGTGTCACCTCTACAAGAGTTGCACTTCCTCTTGAATGCACAGAGAGCTTGCCCATTTATGTGAATGCGAAACAATACAGTGCTATCCTCAAAAGGCGACAGGTCCGTGCCAAGCTAGAGGCTCAAAATAAGCTTGTCAAAGACAGAAAGGTACTCCATCCAGTATAATACTCTTGCACTTGCCAACAATGAAATTGTGGTCTTATCCCATCTTTTTTATGACAGCCATATCTTCACGAGTCTCGACATCGTCATGCAATGAAGAGAGCTAGGGGCTCTGGAGGGCGCTTTTTGAACACAAAGAATATGCAGGAATCCAAGCCTTCATCTCCAATGCACGACAGAAATATCTTTAAGCGACAGGCAGGTGGCAACTTATCTAGTTCCATGGTTCAGCACTCAGAGAGTGGTAGTTGGGGGACTTCCACCCAATCTGGTTCTGATGTGACAAGTATCTTCAGTGGTGACAACATGTTCCAGCAACCAGAGTTCAGAGTCTCTGGCTTCCCTTTTCACATTCAGGAAGCTGAAGACTTCATGCATGTTGGAACCTGACAGCACACTTGTGTTATCCATGGTGGCGGTGCCATACAGGCTGCATTACAAATGCATTCTTATTGGTGCACGCAAATGGATAATCGGCAGTTCATCCTTGGCTATGTTACTCTACCTTTTCCTGAATTGAAATCATGAACACTTTTCCTAAAGCTTTAGTTGTGTTATGGTATATGGTTCATAGTTAATGAGAAAGAGCGCAGGTTGGTGCTGCACGTCATCAAGAAGGGcaaggaaaagagaaaaatatattggTCTTAATCAGAAACAGTGGAGATTAAGGCTTTAAAAGAATTCTCCTTTTCTTGGTCGAGCGTGTATGTATCATCTTGCACTTCTAAGTCTGTACTTGTTAGTGTCATTTGCATTTGTGGTTTTCATTTTACTGTGCTATGTATTGTCTCATTGTTAATATGTTAAACTCAGGCTTTGTGCATCAAAATGAACTTGTTGAATCATTCTCATGCTTAGTACATAAACTTCTGAGGTTATACAACATGCATTGCTAACTACACAGAATATGCTAGGCATGTCATAGAGAAACCatatacttaataaaaatatttggatCTTCACCTTGTTTTCTAACCCAAAACTAGAATGCAATGATTAAATCACTAATCAACAAATTGTTTAATgcattttgaaacaaattcttCAACATTTTTATCAGATGTTCCACCTTCTTGAACAGCTTCTTTAGCCAAATCCTTCCATTTGAGtgcatttttcttcatttctttccCTTCCTCTCCTTGTAACACTGTCCTCACACATTCCTCAATTTCTTCTCTTCCAACAATCCcattttcattaactttaactcTCACCCCTACACTCCAAACATCTTGCACAAATTTTGCATTTGTTGTTTGATCTGTCCATTGTGGCATTACCACCATTGGCACTCCAAAGCTCAATGCTTCAACCGTCGAATTCCATCCACCATGTGAGAAAAAACAACCAATTGCCTTATTAGACAACACTTGTAGTTGTGGACTCCAGTTTATTACTAGTCCTTTCTCAGAATTTTCATCGATGATTTTTTTGGGAATTTTCGATTGTTCGGAAGTTTTAACCACCCACAAGAAGTAGCTACTACTTGCTTTTAATCCCGCAGCAATTTCTTCCATTTGTTTGTCATCAAAAGTAGACATGCTACCAAAAGCTGCATAAACAACTGATCCTTCTGGCTTACTATTTAGCCAGTTGATACATGTTGAAGAATCCACATGGAATAGATTGAGACCATACTCAATGTCATTTTCAACTCTATTGTCCATATAGAATGATGGTAATGTTGGCCCTATGGTTGATAATGGGCTGATTTTTGACATTGTGTCTGCTACCtgcaataaatatattaatgaaaaataaaatcaacttaTCTACAGAAGAGATGATATTGATTTGTTTACTCTATTGACTACTCCCTTCGTTCCTATTTACTTGTTAcgtttttctatttttggatacatattttatacaatattttatttggaTACATCACTTTACGCAATGTATCAGGACGTACGTGATATATCAGAACATTTTGGGGTGAATTCGAATTCcaccaaatttaatttttttttgtaatttgaaaaacaaaaaggtATAAGATGTAATTAGCTCCTAGGGATTTGTGTAGAATTTCAGCATCCACTAGGCGTGGAGTCAACCTTTTAATTACGGTTCCATAGAATCCATGTTAATTTTAACTCGAACCGTATATttatgttaaaagaaaaaaaatgatttaacatAAATCTCATAATGTTAAGaactaataatattatttttctacttttttcaaaattacagAAAGTCTCTTGAAATTTGTAGATTTTGGATATAGACTTCCGCATGCATTAGCAGACGTCTGGATACATAGTGCCTGAGAGGGGAGGGATGTATCAGAGAGGGAATATGACATCCAGATGCATAATGGAGGAATGTATTCGAGAAGGGGACAGAGATGTATAGGAGTAACGTATCCGAGAAgagatttttgattttttaaaaatgattggaaatttttgaaattatgataaaataaaatgtgcaTTTAGATAATTTTTCCTAAGAAATAAAAACATCTGATAGGAATAAATCATGTATCAAAAacctaaacaaaaataattactaaaattCAAAACACATGAACTAAAAAAGCTACCTCCTttctataatattaaaaattttgctttaaaaaaaaaagagaggtgCATATTCAAGTGTggtaaaattcattaaatagatcaaaaaaaataaataaaacacgaATAAAGAGTTTTAGTTGCTAGGGATTACCGATAACTAGTAAGTTTTAAACTAACCTCAGCTTCCAACTTGTAGAATGAGTTCACAAATACATAATCAGCTTTGTCCACATTTGTAAATTGATTCAACACCATTTCAAAATAGGCTGGATACGTTCCATGTACGTAAATAAACGAAGGCATATCTCGAAGTTCGAGCTCTGGTAATCCCGATATTTTCACGTTAGTCGAAGATATCGGTAACGTTAATTTACCATGATGAATATAATAGTAAATATAGTTCACCGCACATGCTTGAGTAAAAAAACATGCCCCAATTAAACCATACTTTTTAGCTACGTCTAAAGCCCATGGCATGAAAGCATCATACATGATGCAAGTAATAGGAAACTCCGATCTTTCATATTTCTTGATAAGATCCGCTAGGGATTTCGAGCCTATTTGCTCGAAACGTTCGAGGTAGGCGGCTACGCTGTCAGCATCAGCGTAGCCGCCTTTATCGAACCCATCGGAGATGGTGTCTATACCGACGATACCCGAATTTGGACGTGTGGAACTAGAAATGAAGTTTGTGATGGCTAAAGTGGTTTTTAGACCTTTGGAGACTAAACGTTTACAAAATTGAAGCATGGGGTTTATATGGCCTTGGCTTGGATAAGGAAGAGCCAAAATATGACCAccatattttttggtttttattaCCTCCatgtctttctttatttctctttgTGTTGATTAAGTTTTCGTTTACTTATCACTTGATCGAGGaaacgatatatatatatatatatatatatatataataaaaggaCTAAGGataaagaaagattttttttccCTCTTATTTTTGTCATACTGAATATAATTACGAGAGTCAAATTTTTAATGTTATCatgaattcaaatataatttttaaatataaaatttatataatatcaaaattatggaaatattttttaatttagtgtAAATTATTAGTCTAATCCTCAATCTATTGACagtcttaaaaatatttctctacTTGACTAACGAAACTAATTAGACACACCTGTAATCTAGCACATGATATAAAAAGTAGTCTCAAACTCTCATTGGAGTATGAGATTCTTAATAAAAAGTCGAGAGAAGTGTTAAAATATAACTAAACTTTGTGAGAATTTAGGAGTATTTTTCACTGATGTTAATAGGACGGGAGTATATTTAAGTCGAGCTAGTAATAAGTGGTTCTAAGGTCAATAGTttgatgattaattaataattaaactaGTTTAAAGATGTTTTCAACCCtctctattattttattataagtcataataattattttctttatttaaaacgGAATGAACTGGGTTTTTTTAATTCCCTTTTTAAATAATGCCcacttctactttttttttaaactttaattctaattttttacaTGTCATGTTtaagactatatatatataattttaattttacaccataaaattgattttgttttcttaaacgtcaaattaaactaaaatattattttttaaaatagagaaAGTTATAACTTacctaaaagaaaaatatataaaaagattgaGATGGAaaattaaattctcaaaattgaaaaaaaatgtagaaaacGTAATTAGTCGATAAATGTTTTTAAACTACTTTTATAGGATGATAATGTTGACTACAAATCTGAGGGAATTTCGTGTATAATTTTGCTTGCTCATAACGACAAAAAATTACTTGGTCTGCACGGATTATATAAAAACAATGAACTGCGTTGAGAATGGTGCAATAATAAAGagattttaaaaaaggaaaataactGTATTAGAGTTGTTTGGATTGATTTTTGagttataatttataagtaaaaaataataagttaggATTTCTAACTCATGATTTTcgacttatttttattattttgacattaaaataaattcttataaacactttttaagtgtatccaaatattttaaaattgcttaaaaactattttaacttaaaagtacctaaaataaatcaattcaaacaACCACTTAATCTCTTCGTTATTgccttattttgattttaattttaattaattattttagtccTTCTATTAATGGTGATAACTAATACAAACAGACTTGTTATTTCTGTCCAGGGCAATTAtgatacttcacataacattatattaaaagtaGATTTCTTTTTAAGATTTACTGACAAGCACATTTCACAAGAAATTGTTCTGTCCAAACTCCAAAGTGTTGCATTATACtcctttcttttattattatttatcgtaatttttatttttaaaattaaataataagtatttaaattaatattttgaatgtatttttttatcagattaatatgtaaaaaattaaaatttattatactttttatatagttttaaatatttttgcaaaatatcgaattaatataatctaatttaactttgaaaatcaattaaactaacttttgaaaaaaacgtaacataacaaataaaagtcGATAGAGAAATTAAAAGTTAAAGGGTTCACTAGGCCACATTAGAATAAATAGTCCATATATTATATACTGTATTATGTCTTACTAATACTTTTCATTTGGAGGTATAATACATATGATATAATACCATGAGATAAGTCTATGTAAGGACAAAAATATCCTTCaaatcatttaaattattttatttattttcatgattttatgatttatatttgtactagtaaatttattcaaataaattaacttacaaattatttagagagaataattttttctaaataaagtcaatataaatttgaaatgtgAGTTGTTTATTTTTACATAATGTCTATGGccttaatttatatatatatatatagtacttgtattttgaacaattaaaaaaattacaaaaaacatattaaaattacaatttgcaatttttatgtataaatgtagatggtttattcaattttacgATTATTGATCGtctcatcaattttaaaaatagattgtttgtcttttttaaattgaaaaatgacatcTTGTGAGTgatcaatttattaagatgacaattatttatcctcaaataGTTCAAGTGAAAAAGTAGCAAACATGACAATAAAATTGTTTCTCTCATAGCTAGTTAAAAGgccataaaagaaaataatattatccGATAATTATCTACCTTGATCcactaaaaaataattcatggaTATAATTGAAAAGAAGTTTTTATAGAGTTTTAATACAAACACAAGATTAGGTGTGAAACAATGAATTAAATACTTGATATGCATTACTAACTATGCACTACGAATTCCTGCACTACTAATCCTGTGTTGTTAGTCTTTggaccaaacgacccctaagtgTTTATAATTGGGTAACTCTAAATGACTAGAAGATTTGGTTAGAATTTAGccagaaatttaaaaaaattattaacattctttttatttataaatagtcaatttttttgttcatttttaattaaatggtATTAAAGTTAAGGATAAAAATGTTCACAAAGATAAAACTTACGtatttattttacctttatgGTTAAATTCtcgccaaatttttttttcctactTACTTTCTAAagctctttctctctttctacCCCGTTGTAGATTTTTAACTTCTCGTTAAATGAGAAAATtcacttgatgaaatttcaagagaaaaatCATCGAGGAGCTCATATTGGAGTGATTTTTGCTcaaattatgtcaaattttgatttttattctttattttttcgtTCAAGCCAGAGGTATACTTTCTTTTCATCTCTCTTCCATCTTCTTTTTACAGGCTTCAatcaagtttttaatttttgaatcttattatttttatctaattttttttgttaagctCTAAAATTagtgtttctttttatttgatatctaaaacttttccttataaaaaaattatgagctCAAGATTAAGGTGGGTAAAATTGCAGTAACAATTTGGATTGACTTTTCAACTTTTGTATTAATCATTTTCTgtaatatgaattgtgaaatCTATGAATTAATCTTAgtcttgtttatgattttgaattacTGTTGGAGTTGATAGAAGTTATACAACTGAAAACCTAAATTACTCTTTGTCTCTTCAAAAATGCAATTTGGATCTCCTATAATAATCcctaacatattaaattgctctTCTTTAGTCCATGTAATTAGATCTAATGTCTTCTTCTTTGTCATATAAGCCTTTTGAGTAATGGTACAATTATGAGCCCTCATCgcataaaagtttgaaattcttTTACTCCCTAACTTATATTAATTCTAAATCCTTCTACGTACTTCTTAGCTAAAAAATCAGAGTCGATAGTCTTGTTATCTACTTAATTTCCACAAGAATGTCTCAGGGTCTATTGTCTTGATCTTGAAAGGTTCATCTTGACCAGCCTTTCATGCAAATATGAACCATTTGCAATTTGACACCTTACAAGATGCCCTTGATCTTGTGCTTTCATTCTTTTTGAACttgatgtctttttttttttttaacaagaaTTGTACCTCAACTGCCCACTTGAATTCTTTGCTATtactaaaatcataaaaagtGCAAACTTAAATTTTGAATCCTCCAAATTCTTGGTTGGATTAAAAACAATGGATCTTTTAAGATATTCATCACTCGAATCTCCATGTAAACTCATTAACTCCTCATCTGATGTAGCATAATCGTCTTGAGTGTCGCTACGAAACATAGCCAACATGTTTGAGGCATCTCCAAGCtccataattttttctttaacttgGTTATCTTTATTTTTCCCATTGAAATAAACCCATTCTACTGTAGAGTCAATGGTTTTATCAAAATCACATCATGAATTTTCATCTCCCTTGCAATAATCATAATAAGCGATATATTCATCAACATAGTTCATCACTGGATCAAAAACCCACCAACATTTATAATATAGTTAGATAGTGTTCATATATTTGAGTATTCACTTGCATTTGTTGTGCGGAAGAAAAAGTAGAACATGTTAAGATGATTGTAGAGAAAAGGTAATATAGTAATTACATTACTAGAATTCTGTTATAACAGATTATGTAGTAGTTAGTTAGAGTGGTCAGTCAGTTAGTCTATAAATAGTATTAGATACACTATATGTAATTGATTCTGTATTCATTCTAATCAATAAACATAGGCAGTTATTTACTCTCTATGTTAAGCTCTAAGAATCATCTAGAAGGTCTTCATTACTTCTTCAATGAAGGTTttttcatggtatcagagctatgGTTAGGGTGATTTGAGCTTCAAAAGTTGAGTAGTGAAGTTGCTTGAACTTGATTTCTGCAAAAGCTCCCCAAAATTCCTGcaaaagttttttttacaaTCTCTAAGGATCAACAATGGTGGAATTGGAGGTTACAGATCCTCGACATTCTCTATCTTTGTTACCATCAGATAACCCTTGAAATGTAATAATCTCTGTTCAACTCAGTGGATCAGAGAATTACTCGATTTGGAGCAGAGCAATGAAGATAGCATTGCGAGCCAAACGAAAATCAGGATTCATTGATGGAACATGCAAGAAGAGTTCGTTCAAGGATGATCTAGCAGAAGAATGGGAACGAGTGAATGCAACAGTCTTGACTTGGATTATGAATACAGTTTCGAAAGAGCTGTCAAAGGGATTGTTTATAAAGACAATGCTCATGTTGTGTGGATGGATCTACAGGAGCGATTTGATAAGGAAAATGGATCGAGGATCTACAATTATCACAGAGAAATAGCCACAATTTCTCAAGGTAGTTCTGATATCTCTGCTTATCATTCGAGATTGCGTCTGTTATAGGATGAGTATTGTTCATTAGTGCCTTCCGTATGTGGATGTCTTGCATAAAAAGATTTTAAGATGCATCTAGAACAACAGAAACTATTTCAGTTCATAATGGGTTTAAATGAATCCTACAGTGCTATTAGAAGTCAGATCTTGTTTATGATGCCATCTCCCTCTGTTAGCCAACATGCTATGCTTGTGCATGAGGAGAGTTAAAGAAAGATCTGCGAAATTAGTTCAGGGGTAGGAAATGAGTTGAATGAAAGTACAGCCTTACAAAGTATTCAGGAAACTCAGTcatgaagaagaaaattcaaCAGTAACAATAACTATGGCAACAATTATGGAGGTAATAGTAGTTCA is part of the Solanum pennellii chromosome 8, SPENNV200 genome and harbors:
- the LOC107028546 gene encoding nuclear transcription factor Y subunit A-8-like, with translation MLSFSKKGGPGKEGQSFAPLFVSCSSMWNSSDKAEYAPSKKVLTGVESALEHHSDIKKSECQFQDQDSTSTLSTGQSNHVEAAMGKSNTVLQNVAVHPGWGGTYEVQAESGTNAPRSGESDTNTLPQPQVNHNHPMACVSYPFADTYFGRLVTAYGSNAIIYPQMVGVTSTRVALPLECTESLPIYVNAKQYSAILKRRQVRAKLEAQNKLVKDRKPYLHESRHRHAMKRARGSGGRFLNTKNMQESKPSSPMHDRNIFKRQAGGNLSSSMVQHSESGSWGTSTQSGSDVTSIFSGDNMFQQPEFRVSGFPFHIQEAEDFMHVGT
- the LOC107028545 gene encoding UDP-glycosyltransferase 74F2-like; amino-acid sequence: MEVIKTKKYGGHILALPYPSQGHINPMLQFCKRLVSKGLKTTLAITNFISSSTRPNSGIVGIDTISDGFDKGGYADADSVAAYLERFEQIGSKSLADLIKKYERSEFPITCIMYDAFMPWALDVAKKYGLIGACFFTQACAVNYIYYYIHHGKLTLPISSTNVKISGLPELELRDMPSFIYVHGTYPAYFEMVLNQFTNVDKADYVFVNSFYKLEAEVADTMSKISPLSTIGPTLPSFYMDNRVENDIEYGLNLFHVDSSTCINWLNSKPEGSVVYAAFGSMSTFDDKQMEEIAAGLKASSSYFLWVVKTSEQSKIPKKIIDENSEKGLVINWSPQLQVLSNKAIGCFFSHGGWNSTVEALSFGVPMVVMPQWTDQTTNAKFVQDVWSVGVRVKVNENGIVGREEIEECVRTVLQGEEGKEMKKNALKWKDLAKEAVQEGGTSDKNVEEFVSKCIKQFVD